Proteins encoded in a region of the Candidatus Bathyarchaeum sp. genome:
- the dinB gene encoding DNA polymerase IV gives MHARIVMVVDLDYFFAQCEERRNPSIKDKPVVVCVYSGRTEDSGAVSTSNYLARQHGVKSGIPISLAKKRLEGVESVFLPVDKPFYKKISDEIMDVLRSYSDSFEQVSIDEAYLDATQKTRKSYVKAKRLAKKIKNQIFSQQQLTCSVGVGPNKLVAKIAADYQKPNGLTSVNPEEVIRFLAPLPVRSLVGVGKKTEKKLESLNVHTIGHLAKFDVQKLVGLFGRKLGVYFHNASLGIDDDPVEERGDPESIGRISTLKEDTQDLTVVLEKAYKLCDDVHGRLVAKNLFYKTVTIRVVADNLEVHSRSNTIENATNSLEIFKNEVKLLFEKFFEESDVTARRVGVTVSSLSRKENQQKSITSFFGGSNN, from the coding sequence TTGCATGCCAGAATTGTGATGGTGGTGGATTTGGATTATTTCTTTGCCCAATGTGAAGAGCGCCGAAATCCAAGCATCAAAGACAAACCAGTTGTTGTTTGTGTGTATTCTGGACGCACCGAAGACAGCGGAGCAGTAAGCACATCAAACTATTTAGCCCGACAGCATGGAGTAAAATCAGGAATTCCAATTTCCCTTGCCAAAAAAAGGCTTGAAGGAGTTGAATCGGTGTTTTTGCCTGTGGATAAGCCCTTTTACAAGAAAATTTCGGATGAAATAATGGATGTTTTGCGAAGTTATTCTGACAGCTTTGAGCAGGTCAGCATTGATGAAGCGTACTTGGACGCAACTCAAAAAACACGAAAAAGTTATGTTAAAGCAAAACGGTTGGCAAAAAAAATAAAAAACCAAATTTTCAGTCAGCAACAGCTTACCTGCTCGGTTGGAGTTGGACCAAACAAGCTAGTTGCTAAAATTGCAGCAGACTATCAAAAGCCAAACGGGTTAACATCGGTTAATCCTGAAGAAGTAATCAGGTTTTTGGCGCCTTTGCCGGTTCGGAGTTTGGTTGGGGTTGGAAAAAAGACAGAAAAGAAACTGGAAAGCTTGAATGTTCATACCATTGGACATCTAGCAAAGTTTGATGTGCAAAAACTGGTAGGTCTTTTTGGCCGAAAACTGGGTGTCTATTTTCATAATGCATCTTTAGGTATTGATGATGACCCAGTTGAAGAACGGGGTGACCCCGAGTCTATTGGTAGAATTTCTACCCTTAAAGAGGACACCCAAGACTTGACTGTTGTTCTAGAAAAAGCCTACAAGCTATGTGATGATGTCCATGGCAGGCTTGTTGCTAAGAATCTATTTTACAAAACAGTTACCATACGAGTAGTAGCAGATAATCTGGAAGTTCATAGCCGTTCCAACACCATCGAGAATGCAACAAACAGTTTGGAAATTTTCAAAAACGAAGTAAAACTGCTTTTTGAAAAATTCTTTGAAGAATCCGATGTAACAGCACGAAGAGTTGGGGTTACTGTTTCCAGTCTTTCAAGAAAAGAAAATCAACAAAAAAGCATA
- a CDS encoding flavodoxin domain-containing protein — protein MNACILYYSQTGNTKKFAEVISNSLNIFAVYDLTTNEANIVKQHDMVILGTPVHGFNPSKESVEFVKQLPEGNGKKTILFCTYRLWKGRVFGKLKGELKKRGYSTILCVSAKAKEFTDADFVEPVKKIKEKMEK, from the coding sequence ATGAACGCTTGTATTCTATATTATTCTCAAACAGGGAACACCAAAAAATTTGCCGAAGTAATATCAAATTCTTTGAACATTTTTGCAGTTTATGACTTAACAACCAACGAAGCCAACATTGTCAAGCAACACGATATGGTTATTCTTGGAACTCCTGTTCATGGTTTTAATCCATCAAAAGAATCTGTGGAATTTGTAAAACAATTACCCGAAGGCAACGGAAAAAAGACAATACTGTTTTGCACTTACCGTCTGTGGAAAGGCAGGGTCTTCGGAAAACTGAAAGGGGAACTCAAAAAGCGGGGTTACAGCACGATTTTGTGTGTTTCCGCAAAAGCCAAAGAATTCACTGACGCAGACTTTGTAGAGCCCGTAAAAAAGATCAAAGAAAAAATGGAAAAATAA